A region of Allocoleopsis franciscana PCC 7113 DNA encodes the following proteins:
- a CDS encoding MFS transporter, whose amino-acid sequence MEMKKEHLNIVQLWNMSFGFLGIQFGWGLQMANMSAIFEYLGAQAHSIPILWIAAPITGLIVQPIIGNMSDHTWGPLGRRRPYFLVGAILASIALILMPHVSALWMAAGLLWILDTSANISMEPFRAFVGDLLPDQQRTQGFAMQSLLIGIGSVSASAFPWILHHAFGVSNIGSNEHKMPLTVELSFYIGAALFLGTVLWTVVTTREHPPEDIKAFKEQQIQRGGIFNTFREIGTAVQKMPQTMRQLAWVQCFTWLGLYCFFLYFPPAVAHNIFGATDEDSLLYFTGIEWAGICIAAYNAVCIIFSFILPRLARATSLKRTHSFCLVCGAMGLMSLGAIAQNTSTDLITNQYLLLLSMVGVGILWASVLAMPYAILVGSLPPERSGIYMGIFNFFIVLPEIFISLGFGWVMQNILHNDRLLAVVMGGGFLIVAALLMQRVQEESSEEDTAEVELSVDTVVET is encoded by the coding sequence ATGGAGATGAAAAAAGAACATCTGAACATCGTACAACTTTGGAATATGAGCTTTGGATTCCTGGGCATTCAGTTTGGCTGGGGTCTGCAAATGGCCAATATGAGTGCTATTTTCGAGTATCTAGGTGCCCAAGCTCATTCAATTCCTATTCTTTGGATTGCAGCTCCTATTACAGGCTTAATTGTACAACCGATTATCGGTAATATGAGCGATCACACTTGGGGGCCGCTAGGCAGGCGACGACCTTATTTCCTTGTCGGTGCTATTCTCGCTTCTATCGCTCTCATCCTCATGCCTCATGTATCCGCACTGTGGATGGCGGCGGGATTGCTCTGGATTTTAGACACGTCTGCCAATATCAGTATGGAGCCATTTCGAGCATTTGTGGGCGATTTGCTGCCTGACCAACAGCGAACCCAAGGGTTTGCCATGCAAAGTCTTTTAATTGGGATTGGTTCTGTATCCGCCTCTGCATTTCCTTGGATTTTGCATCATGCCTTTGGTGTCTCTAATATCGGGAGCAATGAACACAAGATGCCCCTAACGGTAGAGCTTTCTTTTTATATTGGAGCAGCGCTTTTCTTAGGAACCGTTCTTTGGACAGTTGTGACAACCCGTGAACATCCTCCCGAAGATATTAAAGCATTCAAAGAGCAGCAAATACAGCGAGGTGGTATTTTCAATACCTTCCGAGAAATTGGAACCGCTGTACAAAAAATGCCACAAACGATGCGGCAGCTTGCCTGGGTACAGTGTTTTACTTGGCTCGGTTTATACTGCTTTTTTCTTTATTTTCCCCCAGCCGTAGCTCATAATATCTTCGGTGCCACCGACGAGGATTCGCTGCTTTATTTTACGGGGATTGAATGGGCGGGAATTTGTATAGCAGCTTACAATGCCGTTTGCATCATTTTTTCCTTTATCTTACCTCGTTTAGCACGAGCCACGAGTCTGAAGCGAACTCATAGCTTTTGCTTAGTCTGTGGCGCGATGGGTTTGATGTCTCTGGGTGCGATCGCGCAAAATACATCGACTGATCTGATCACTAACCAATATTTGTTACTCCTCTCTATGGTGGGTGTTGGTATTCTTTGGGCCAGTGTTTTAGCCATGCCGTATGCAATTTTAGTGGGTTCCTTACCGCCTGAGCGCAGTGGGATTTATATGGGAATCTTTAATTTCTTTATCGTGTTACCGGAAATTTTTATATCCCTTGGCTTTGGATGGGTGATGCAAAATATCCTCCACAATGATCGCTTACTCGCCGTCGTGATGGGTGGTGGATTCCTGATTGTTGCCGCTTTACTCATGCAGCGAGTGCAAGAAGAGTCGAGCGAGGAAGACACCGCTGAAGTTGAACTTTCCGTAGACACGGTAGTGGAGACTTAA
- a CDS encoding NAD-dependent epimerase/dehydratase family protein — MKVLVTGANGFTGSHLVKALEQRGDVVVGLVRQSSNLDGLSGCNLQLVYGDISDRDALKTAMTGVDWVFHTAAYVELGLVDAAKMERVNVAGTRAVMEVAQAAGVSKVVYCSTIGVFGDTQGQVVDETFQRRQADFSSAYDRTKYEAQQIVDHFAAQGLPVVSILPSGIFGADDPHFGPVLQQFLKGGLKVWAGGDRITGIVHVDDLVAAMILAAQKAQPGEHYIISAGDLTTREMFNILSQETGIPVPREVPKPLVQLAGNILDPIGRLLKWQPPISRERVHYIYDRCVRVDATKACTQLGWQPRSVAQTLKEIVQTLTSAS; from the coding sequence ATGAAAGTCCTCGTCACGGGTGCTAACGGATTTACAGGTTCTCACTTAGTTAAAGCTTTAGAACAGCGAGGCGATGTTGTTGTTGGTTTAGTCCGCCAGTCTAGCAACCTTGATGGCTTATCGGGTTGTAACCTGCAATTGGTGTACGGCGACATCAGCGATCGCGATGCCCTAAAAACTGCCATGACTGGGGTAGACTGGGTGTTTCACACAGCGGCTTATGTCGAGTTAGGACTGGTTGATGCCGCCAAAATGGAGCGGGTGAATGTGGCAGGAACCCGCGCTGTGATGGAAGTCGCCCAAGCCGCCGGCGTGTCAAAGGTGGTGTATTGCAGCACAATTGGCGTGTTTGGCGACACCCAAGGGCAAGTTGTGGATGAAACATTTCAACGCAGACAAGCTGACTTTTCCTCAGCTTACGATCGCACAAAATACGAAGCGCAACAAATTGTCGATCACTTTGCCGCCCAAGGATTACCCGTCGTGAGTATCCTCCCCTCCGGGATTTTTGGTGCCGATGACCCCCATTTTGGTCCCGTGCTCCAGCAATTTCTCAAAGGTGGATTAAAGGTGTGGGCAGGAGGCGATCGCATTACAGGTATTGTCCATGTGGATGACTTAGTGGCAGCCATGATTTTGGCAGCCCAAAAAGCTCAACCTGGAGAACATTACATCATTTCTGCCGGTGACCTGACCACCCGTGAAATGTTTAATATCCTCTCTCAAGAAACTGGAATTCCCGTCCCCCGTGAAGTCCCCAAACCCTTAGTTCAATTAGCAGGAAATATCCTCGATCCGATTGGACGCTTGCTTAAATGGCAACCTCCCATTAGTCGGGAACGAGTTCACTATATATATGACCGTTGTGTTCGGGTAGATGCGACTAAAGCCTGCACCCAACTCGGTTGGCAACCTCGATCCGTCGCTCAAACCTTAAAAGAAATTGTGCAAACCCTGACCTCAGCATCCTGA
- a CDS encoding response regulator: MSTVLVVEDSRSQRECISNQLSWSGLDVIQACDGVEALEQIQANCPDVVLLDIIMPRMDGYGVCNLLKANPQTQNIPVIFLTGKGQHFALYWSIKHAEAYVAKPWQPKELLDTIKRVLIDTKNLPKSASAAAWTEYGISILKMIELYECRADAWTKYSTQILRLYDYAITAFNQALDIDCTYSFADQYQRQVQKRWDSILEKLEQTKPCNVCRYYYGKEGLICAVHPSGSMEKPCQDWDFRA; the protein is encoded by the coding sequence ATGAGTACAGTTTTAGTCGTTGAAGATTCTCGAAGTCAACGAGAGTGTATCTCAAATCAGCTAAGCTGGAGTGGGCTGGATGTGATTCAAGCTTGTGATGGGGTTGAAGCGCTAGAACAAATTCAGGCTAATTGCCCCGATGTAGTGCTGCTTGATATTATTATGCCTCGGATGGATGGTTACGGGGTGTGCAATTTGCTCAAAGCCAACCCTCAAACCCAAAACATACCTGTGATTTTCCTAACGGGTAAAGGACAGCACTTTGCTCTCTACTGGAGTATCAAACATGCAGAAGCCTATGTTGCCAAACCTTGGCAACCCAAAGAACTGCTGGATACGATCAAACGAGTGTTAATAGACACTAAAAATTTACCGAAAAGCGCATCGGCGGCGGCTTGGACAGAATACGGAATTTCCATCCTCAAGATGATTGAACTCTACGAATGCCGTGCGGATGCCTGGACAAAATACAGCACCCAAATTCTGCGGCTTTACGATTATGCGATTACGGCTTTTAATCAAGCGTTGGACATTGACTGTACTTACTCCTTCGCAGATCAGTATCAGCGTCAGGTGCAGAAAAGATGGGATTCAATCCTGGAAAAACTAGAGCAAACGAAACCTTGCAATGTATGTCGATATTACTATGGTAAGGAGGGTTTAATTTGTGCTGTACACCCGTCTGGTTCGATGGAAAAACCGTGCCAGGATTGGGATTTTAGAGCATAA
- a CDS encoding DGQHR domain-containing protein — translation MNSANNPKADIASQILERENQERQALALLLDRHLARNDQLIVQKTQMGATEAFIGSVTLEWLDSRVRFASQLPLFRQKFDPQTDNVVRDEETIDEILQRPLDWSRQASLTQYLAARKAHKFPAVLVVHSPAWVDNPKAPEWDKNGRALKSAADFTPLDKNETVGLLDVSENVSIFALDGQHRLMGVQGLMTLLKTGRLQRYNKNKKPVGSVITSDDLIEEYQLDPAYLQSLAHEKIGIEFIPVVGKGETREEALRRVRSIFVHVNLMALRLSKGQLALLNENDGFSIVARKIAVSHPLLKEVAGRNPRVNWDSATVATKSTVLTTLQALDEMSERYLEHKFPHWKPAEKKGLIPMRPEDEELEEGIEAFTQLFNHLSKLPSYQRLEAGEETPQLRRFSFEKNGGEGNILFRPVGQVAFAQALGIVIFQKGLSLKAVFKKLQKYDVDDGFSSMENPQSLWYGVLYDPNKKRILVSGRDLAARLLVYIIAGTEDDMERAELRRELAQVRTIEGKAVGFNGKFVNPRDVGLPPVL, via the coding sequence ATGAACAGCGCCAACAACCCGAAGGCTGACATCGCCAGCCAAATCCTGGAACGCGAAAACCAGGAGAGACAGGCGCTGGCACTCCTACTCGATAGACATCTCGCCCGCAACGACCAACTCATCGTCCAAAAAACCCAAATGGGCGCAACCGAAGCTTTTATCGGTTCCGTCACCTTAGAATGGCTTGATAGTCGCGTTCGCTTCGCCTCTCAACTCCCCCTTTTCCGGCAAAAATTCGACCCCCAAACCGACAACGTTGTCAGAGATGAAGAAACCATCGATGAAATTCTCCAACGTCCCCTAGATTGGTCACGTCAAGCCTCTCTCACCCAGTATTTAGCCGCCCGGAAAGCGCATAAGTTTCCCGCCGTTTTAGTCGTTCACAGCCCTGCGTGGGTAGATAATCCCAAAGCGCCTGAATGGGATAAAAATGGACGCGCACTCAAATCTGCTGCCGATTTCACACCCCTGGACAAAAACGAAACTGTTGGACTTTTAGATGTCTCTGAAAACGTCTCAATCTTCGCCCTAGACGGTCAGCACCGACTGATGGGAGTCCAAGGTTTAATGACATTACTCAAAACAGGTAGACTCCAGCGCTACAACAAAAATAAAAAGCCTGTAGGTAGTGTAATTACCAGTGACGACCTCATCGAGGAGTATCAATTAGACCCGGCTTACCTGCAAAGTTTAGCCCATGAAAAGATTGGCATTGAATTTATTCCCGTAGTTGGCAAAGGCGAAACCCGCGAAGAAGCACTGCGGCGAGTCCGTTCCATCTTTGTCCATGTCAACCTCATGGCATTACGGTTAAGCAAAGGACAACTTGCCCTACTCAATGAGAATGATGGCTTTTCCATTGTTGCCCGAAAAATTGCCGTCAGCCATCCTCTCTTAAAAGAAGTGGCTGGTCGAAATCCTCGCGTTAATTGGGATAGTGCCACCGTTGCAACCAAGTCAACCGTCTTAACCACTCTGCAAGCGCTTGATGAAATGTCTGAGCGGTATTTGGAACACAAATTCCCTCACTGGAAACCTGCCGAAAAGAAAGGTTTAATTCCCATGCGCCCAGAGGATGAGGAACTTGAAGAGGGAATCGAAGCCTTTACCCAACTCTTCAACCATTTATCTAAGCTACCCAGCTATCAAAGACTAGAAGCTGGGGAAGAAACACCTCAACTGCGCCGTTTCAGCTTTGAAAAGAATGGAGGTGAAGGAAATATTTTGTTCCGTCCAGTGGGTCAAGTTGCCTTCGCTCAGGCACTGGGAATTGTAATATTTCAAAAAGGATTATCTCTCAAAGCAGTTTTCAAAAAACTCCAAAAGTACGATGTGGATGATGGATTTAGTAGCATGGAAAATCCGCAGTCTCTGTGGTACGGCGTTTTGTATGACCCGAATAAAAAGCGGATATTAGTTTCCGGCAGGGATTTAGCAGCGAGGTTGTTAGTTTACATCATTGCTGGTACAGAGGATGACATGGAGCGTGCGGAACTGCGCCGAGAGTTAGCCCAAGTGAGAACGATTGAAGGTAAAGCTGTGGGATTTAATGGCAAGTTTGTTAATCCAAGGGATGTAGGACTTCCGCCAGTGTTGTAA